The Papaver somniferum cultivar HN1 unplaced genomic scaffold, ASM357369v1 unplaced-scaffold_114, whole genome shotgun sequence region ttattttcgggatcactatgcgacatattcgctcatatacaatcgctcatcttcgcatagcatacTTCTTCGCATGACTCTTCACAATTtattcgtgactttgctgacatcatctggtgcgtcatctcaaatTTGTTGTGTGCAATGCCCTTCGCTTAGGTTGTATTGTTTACTTCACGTAATtattaacgtgtgcgatatttaactcctacatttgccTCTTCCCATGTTGCTTATTCTTCagagagcgatatgagaaattctcctcttgtaattcgcacATGCTTatcttttttcattttactttgccGACAATTTTCGCTATCTTAAGCTCTCCTCATGTACGCGTGTCCTTTTTAACCGTACGTTTTTATCCGTACattcttcgcattaatgagaaTAAATCTTGAAAAACGGGTCGCTCTTTCCTATATATTCTCTTCTACCTTTCTCCTTAtatttctttcatttttcttcaccttctctgcaattttatactcttcattcccattcttcaatggctcctgctggtaaaaagatggaaaTCAAATTTAACAGAGTGAAAACTGACTTCAATCAGAGGGGTTATGAACTCTCTTCCGCCTTCATGTAATTTCGCATCCAAACTTAATCTTGATCTAATCAAATCTGAGCAATAGAATAACCGAAAAATCATCATTTCTTTAGGTCAACTTCAATTTCTACCAATTCCCTTATATAATCCTGAGATTCCTCTTTTCTATAGAATTCTTACTGATGAAAGATTCGCACGAGGAATATTTCAGTTGAGTGGTGATACTATCAGGATACCATTAGAGTATGCTCGTCGCGCAGCTGGTCTTGGAAATTCTTATCCTGATGAAGTGCGAAAAGAGGATCATCGTGATAAAATTATAGATCCTGCTGAgtatactcttgataatttctttaagaattaTTACATCGCTATTATGAAAAGTAACGTGACTAAGTGGGTTGTTCGCATAAGATTGTAAGATTGTAATAAAAAAAATGCGAATAAAAAAGATTGAATGAATTTTTGATATTATTTTCGTTTGCGGTTCATAATTAAGCTTGTAGAGACGAATAATTTTGTCTTTAAAATTCTCTTCTAAGGAAGAAAAGTAGTCCTTAATAAAGTCTTTAGGGACCAAAAAAATCTctttaatgaagaagaaagttgtctTAAAAATTCATTTTCAAAGGCAAATTTAGTTGTCATTGATTATGATTTTTAGAGGCGCTCTTTTTAAAGGGAAGCATTTGTCTTTGAAAAGAAGTATTTTGAAGAAAAGTGAGTTGTCACTGATGGAATTTTTAAGGACAAAACATGTTGTTTTTGGAGACAAAAACATTTGTCTTTGAAAGTTCGTTTTAAAGGAAAAATGTATTGTCTTTGATAAAAAAATTTAGAGACAAAAATAAATCTTTCGGAGAGTAGGtcgtttgactccgaatattctTTCTAAGGCAAGAAATTTGGACACTAATAAAATGTTTAGAGACGAATAAGCTAGTATTCAAAATATGGTATTCAAGGGCTATTGATTTTGTCTCCGATTAAATTCATTAGGGACAAAAAAATTTTGTTTCAGATAATTActattaaagacaaattaaattgacacaaaTTTTCGCTTTTGAGACAATTTTTTTGGTCTTAAATAGttatcattaaagacaaattaaattgacacaaaaATTTCGTTTTTGAGACAAATTTATTGGTCTGAAATAGttatcattaaagacaaattagtTTGTCCTGGAATTTACATTTTTGCGACAAAAATCTTGCTCGCAAAAAATTgccttttggtgtcgaattttttCGGCATTAAAATAACTTTCAAAAACAATTTTATTTCGTTGGCAAAAGAGACTTTTATTGACTATAAATTTTTAGTTGTTAATTAATTGTTCTCGTGACAAATTTTTTTTCCTGACAAATTTTTTTGACACTAAACCcccattttcttgtagtgatatCCTTTGTGGAATGGATGATTGATTTTATCTGCCTCGAGTTCTGCCCGATTTCAATGCGGTGAATAACAGCTGGTTGAGATCGCGGTTGTGCTCTTGGTATATCGCCTTCCCAAGATATCGGTTCAACTTTCCTTGCTCAATTAGATCTAGTAAATACTTTCGCACGTTTCTACAATTCGTAGTACTGTGGCCATGAAACCGGTGGTATATGCAGAATTCACCAGCTCTTGCTCCTCGCGGGGTTTCATGCCCTATGTTGAACGGTGCTGGAATTTCATGAGTTAGTATGACCTCCCCCCATATATTTTCTGTTAAGGCATTCAGTATGGGTAATTTTACATCATCAAAGGGCGGGTAACTCGGCTTTCGCTCAAATCTCGGATGGTGGTTGTACCCAGCTCTTCGGTCATTGTTGAACCGTCCTCCATGATTATCGTATATTCTCACCGGGTAGTTGTATGAATGATTTCTATATCCACACTCTCTTCGAAACCATTCTTCATCTTTTCCTGACAATGCTACTTCTTTCGTAGTCTTTCCTGCGACTTGCCTCTCCTGTCCAATTCTAGGGGTATTCTCGACATTATTCAATATTCTTGGTACAAGTGTCATGTTTCCTTCCTTCGCAATCATGATGGACGTCAAGATGGttttcatttctcttttcttttcttctagtGTTATGAACTCTTCTTGGTATTCTCTTAACTCTTGCTTGTCTATCTCATGTCTGATTCGGAATATTTCCACATATAGGAGCTCGGTGGGATACAAGGCATTGACGAATGCGAGGATTAAATGTCGCTCGGATACTTCCCCGACTGACTCGCTGCGTATGGTTCTCCATCTCCCCGGTGGGATACAAGGCATTAACCAAGCTTCGCAGACTTTCTCCATGTGCCATTTTCAAGGTAAACGCGTTCTCGATCTCTGCCTTTGTGTGACTACTTGTTATATAATTCCCTAAGAATAATCTTTGCATCTGTGTGAATGAAGTCACAGATCCTTCGCTCAAATTGTCGAACCATAATGAAGCTTCTCTAGTCAGGCTTGCAGGAAAATATTTACAAAGCACCGTTTGATGTTGGGCCCACGACATGCATTCCCGGTTCCGTCAAAGATGCTGGAAAAGGTTGGTAAGACGCATTTTGCGGGAATAGGGGCTTGCAAAATGTCACGCGAGAAAGGGGATCGCTCTGCCTTCTCAATTGCTTCAGCCAGTTTCATTCCCCCTACTATTAATTCTCATGGCCGCTTTGATATCTTCAATCTATTGCAGTATTGCTTGATTAGCGTTAACATGTTCTATGTCTGTGCGACTGCTTCTAATTCCCTCTGCTCTATCGCGCTTATTTCTATGGATATTCTAGTTTCCCTTTCCAGACTAGTTTCTCTTCTGAATCTTTGGTTTTCGCGCTCCGAGCTGCTTCCTTTTTCGCTGTTGTACACTCGCATTCCTTGTCCCAAGTTCTCTCTTCtttcttggtttcttcttcttgctctgcGTTCCTGAGACCTCATTTCCAGATCTCGTGCATTTTCTCTTTCGCGCTCTCTTTCACGCACCTCCCTTTCATACTCAGCATGGTCGTTCTGTACTTCTTTTTCCTCACTGCGATGTCTCCTCCATCTCCTTGGTGAACTTCTGCTCGTTTGAGTTTCTGTTTCTCCAGTATGAGTTCGCGTTTGTATGTTCTCATTCAGTCTGTGATTTACTTCCATCAACAAGGCATTTTGTCTTGCCAAATTTGTTCGCTCTTCTGCTGACTCTATGTCTCTTGCTCTGCTTCGTTCGAGTCCTTGCAGTAATTCTCTTTCAATTCGCCTGTCTCGTGCGAGACGCTCTCTCAGCTGTCGAATGGTTAGTTGATCCTCGTTGTTGGGATCCTCACCTTCTCCTCTTGTTACTCGTTCTTCATCTTCCACACTATCAAGATCAGTCGTGTATACACTGCCTTCTTTATTTATAACCCTCTCTGGGTCATTGTTTTGTTGTGTTGGATTTTGAGAGATGGTATCATTGTCCTGCTGTCCGGTTTCTACGATGGAACGCGGACTGCGATTTCGAGTTTTTCGCTCTACTCCTCGCCTTTCTCCTTCAGCTTAAGTTTCAGCCTCGCCTCTGGCTCTTCTCCGGTCTGCTACTCTGTTGCTTCTTTGAGTTACGACATTGTGTGATGCTCTTGATGCCGTTCGTACCATTTTGTTAATCAGAGATGTCGGTGGCCAAGATTTCTGATGGTCGGAGGAAATATGATGGGGAATTGATTGTGGTTTCAACTGTCTCAAGAGGGATAACTTGTCAAGACTTTCTTTGCAAAGTTCTGTGAAGCGAGTGATTCTTGATCAACACTTTTTGAATCAAGTGGTCGATTTTCACTAGTACTTTATAATGATGAAAGTATTCCAAAGGTAGGGTTTTATGAGAAAGTAATCATCTTTCTTTAAAGATGGTAGTTTCTATCTACTAGCTAGCAGGTGAGGAtaatcctccctgtttctagcgccaaaatgtagttgccgaaaatcccacaactacacccaaagAAGTGATAAGAACGCTAAGTCTAAGTCATGAAAATAaactcaaacattaatgatattatgcACCCCTTGACACTAGATATGATGTTTACACAAGCTTTGTATGAAGAAAAATGATGTTCTTATTGATATCACAAAGATTTATACATataaggaagatgatgatgataagataACTCTAGTGTTTTTCTCTTTTCTAGTGGTGATTTTCTACTCTTGTTCTTGATTGAATTCTtttcaacctgcctctctcttcattatttgaatcCTTATATAGCAGGTCATCATGGTAGAAGACAACTGAGTTCACGTGCAAATCTCTGTTAGCTGATTCATGTTCATTCGGTCTTATTCGCCAGGCTTTGGGAAGATGTTGCTATCTCCCGCGTTGCAGCTTCATGCTCTTCGTGTTGTGCTCGTCGTGTGGGTGTTCTCGTGTTTGTCCCCTTTGTCGCATTTGTATTCCTTCACATAATGTCTCTCCTCGCTTATGCTAATAATTGTCTTCGTGAGGGCGAGGCTGTGGGTTAGTCTTGTGCGGTATTTTTCCCCTACAGGTTCGATCCCCTACtctatttgctcaaaccaaacaTCGCCAAAATTTGTATATCTTGATCTGTCGAAGAACAATCTATTCGGGGTTATACCTTCTAGTGTCGGGTACTGCACTTCTCTTCGTTCTTTGAACCTTGACACTAATAATCTTAGTGGCATTGTTCCACGTGAGCTTGGACAAGAAACTTCTCTCCAAAATCTTTTATTGAGTGGAAATGCTCTTGATGGTACGTTTCCTAAATTCATACAAAGGGTTTAAGAATTTGCAAGCTCTCATCTTAGGAAATAACAATTTTGAAGGCACCATACCCGCTTTCATTGGTTCACTATCCGATCTTAAAATCCTTTCATTAAGGAAAACCAAGTTTAGTGGATCGATCCCATTTGAGATCATCAACTTGCATGATCTCCAGATCTTAGACTTGAGCGTAAACGAAGCTTCTGGTTCAATTCCTCGAAAGCTAGACGAGCTGAATAAGCTAATTAGTAGACCAAATGTAACATTTGAGGTTCGTTCCTATGGATTTCAGGATCCTGGTCCTCTTGAACTTGAAATGGTTATCAAAGGGGTAATCACGCAGTTTATGCGATTGTACAACTACAATTAAGGCATCGATTTGTCGTCCAACAAACTTGTCGGGGAGATTCCTAGAGAGTTCAGCCTATTACAAGAACTTACAACACTTAACCTATCACATAACCATCTCTATGGTGAAATACCAGCGAGCATCGGGAACATGACTGGTTTAAACTCATTGGACTTAAGTTTCAACAAATTGTCATATTAGACGTGTATATAAGTCGTGTATAGTTCCAGCAATTGTGATGGCACGAGATGCACCTGCTATCCAAGTCTTTAGGTGTATAGTCCAAGTTTGTTGTATCAAGTAGTCCAAGTTTGTTGTAACCCGAGTCGTATGTATTCTCAGTTATTTTATCAAGTCTTGTAACAACCCTGTAAACTAGTTCTATCAGTTagattaggttttgaatccttctTCTGTAACTTATATAATTACTAAATGAAAGAAATCGTCTATACAATTTTGTGAGACTTTAAACACAGTTCTTTAGATTCTTTGATGGTATCATCTTGATCCATCATAGGACCTAATTCACCTTCCGCAAAGTATTTATCTTTCTCCTCACAATGGTTGAATCAACTTCTCAAACACCACCTGAAAGCCCTCATCATCAACCCACACCTGAAACTACATCCATTCCAACCTCaggaaaccctagaaatttcCGATCCATATGTTATACATCCCAGTGATAACCCGTCCACTTTATTGTTCTCTCCATTGTTACAGGGCGACAATTATGGATCTTGGGTACGAGGAATCACCAAGGCTCTCAAAACCAAAGGAAAACTTGGGTTCGTGGATGGTACTCTCCCTCCTCCTACTGATGAACTCGCCTACCAGTGCTGGAAGAGGTGTGACGATCTGGTGGGAAGTTGGCTTTTGAACTCATGCCAACCTGATATCCGGGCAAGATGCTTATACGCTCCTTCATCTCATGCAATATGGAAGGATTTACAGGTGAGATTTTGTATCTCTAATGCACCTATCTTGTTTCGATTGAAATCTGCAATTGCTTCCATACGACAAAAATCGATGtcagtgtctttgtattacaCAAAAGCAAGACACTGTGGGATCAATATGATTCGCTTGTCGTTGTCACTGAGGTGTGTATTTATGGAGCTGGGAAGTCATTGCTTGAACGTCTAGAACGTGACAGAGCCATGGAGTTCCTTCAAGGCTTGCATGATAGGTTTTCTAACCTCAGAAGTCAGATTCTGCTAATGGATCCATTCCCCACTGCTCTCAGTATCTTCAATATGGTGcagcaagaagaagaacaacaacataTAACTCCCAGTCCACTTCCAATCATTGAGTCTGCTGTTCTCAATGTCAATCGTCAAGCTCCACCAGCTGCTTGTGCTTCTACCAGCCATAACAAGCGACCTAGACCACACTATGATTATTGTAACCGGCACGGTCATGTGCATGACAGATGCTACCGCTTACATGGATTTCCATCGCCTTATGCACCACCTGTCCTTGCTGCAAACACTATTGCCATTCCTCGGGAATCTCACTCTGCTCAACATCCTGTTGTCCCGGCGTTTTCAGCTGAGCAGTACTCGCGTCTTCTTGCTTTGATCAATCCACCATCTGAAGATGCGACAACGGAACCGTATGTTAACTTTGATGGTAAATTATTCACTACTTTTTCTTTTGAACCATGGTTTGTCGATAGTGGTGCTACTCACCACATCTGTAATTCCTTATCATATTTCACCTCTTATTCACCTGTTACCTCCTTAATTCAAATGCAACTTCCTGATGGTACATATTCAACTGTCAAACACATTGGTGAAGTAGTGTTCTCACCATCTCTAAAGTTAtcaaatgttcatcatattcCGAACTTCAAATTCAATCTACTGTCTGTAAGTCAGTTAACTCGAGCATTGAATTGTGTTGTACTTCTCACCCACAATTCTTTTATCTTTCAGGACTTGTCCACGAACACAGTGATTGGTCGGGGTGAACTTCATGAGGGACTATATCATCTCCGAGTCTCTACATCTCCAGCAACATCGCACAAagttttttttcaataaaacgaCATTAGACATTTGGCACTGTCGTCTTGGCCATCCTAGTTTAGAACGTTTTAAATTTCTATGTAATTCGCATGACTATATTAAGTCTAATTTTTCAATTTCTTGCGATGTATGTCCGATGGCTAAACAGACTCGTTTATCTTTAATAAAAATAGTatttcttctacaagatgttttgAACTCATACATTGTGACATATGGGGTCCTTTTTTCACTCCATCTCTTAATGGTGCAAAGTATTTTCTCACCATTGTTGGCGATATTTCTCGGTGCACCTAGGTGTATCTTATGCACACCAAGGGAGAAACTTGTAAGTTTATCAAGTTTTTTTCACGTCATGTTATTActcaatattctcagaaactaCAAACAATCTCTACATGTAATTCTCTACCTTATTTACCAGTATTACAGCGTATCCAATCCGATAATGGGTCTGAATTTTTGTCCACTGAatttcagtcttgggttaatgaTAATGGAATCCATCATCAGCGCAGCTGTGTTCATACTCCACAACAAAATGGCATAGTCGAACGCAAACATCGACATTTGCTATCCGTTGCACGCGCTCTTCGTTTCCAAGAAAATTTGCCAATATCTTACTGGGGTGAATGTATTCTTACAGCATCATATCTTATTAATAAGATGCCCACTCCGGTTCTTTCAAAACGATCTCCTCATGAGGTACTGTTAGGTACTTCTCCTAATTATCGTACTCTTCGAGTTTTTGGTTGTCTATGCTATGCTCGAAATACTAACATTCGAAAAAAATTTGATCCTCGTGCTAAACCGGGTGTGTTTCTTGGCTACCCATATAATCATAAAGGTTTTATCATATTGGATTTGGATACAAAATCCACATATATCTCTCGTGATGTCGTATTTCATGAGCATGTTTTTCCCTTTAAAGATGCTCACATTTCCACTCCTGATTTTTTTAAACCTGCACCTTCAGAGGACATTTACTTTGATGATCCTCCTATTTTCTCTTCGCAGTTTCCAACAGTCACGCTTGTTGCTTCCTTACCAGAAGCTGACCACCAGATACATTCTCCACATGTCAGTCCTTCTCAGTCCACACGGCATGTATTATCAGATGTTGTTGCTGCACCTGACTCCAGTACTGCATCATATTTTCCCTCGTTACTGGCAATTCCAGTACTACTCCTTCTCTGATTCCTACTGATCCTACGCCTGCTGCTCCTTTGCGCAGATCAACTAGAGAACATCACCGACCAAACCACTTGAAAGATTTTATATGTTCGGTCACACAGTGTACATCTCTTTTTCCACATCCTCTTACAAACTTTATTTCATTTGATCAATTTACTCCGCAACATCGTGCATTTCTCTCATCTGTTATTACTAATGATGTACCCCGCACATTTACGGAAGCTATTAAAAATCCAAATTGGAAAACTGCCATCGTCAACGAGCATACTGCACTTCAGAACAAAGATACCTTCACTCTCACTACTCTCCCACCTGGCAAGACTGTCGTTGGCTGCAAATGGGTATTTAAAATTAAATATCGTCCAGATGGAACAATTGAACGTTACAAAGCACGTCTCGTGGCTAAAGGTTACACACAGCAGGAAGGTATTGATTATCATGACACCTTTGATCCTGTTGCTAAACTAGTTATTGTTCGTGTTTTATTATCTATAGATGCCATTCATAATTGGCctcttcatcaacttgatgtTAATAATGCCTTTCTCCAAGGTGATCTTGTTGAGGATATTTATATGAAACTTCCTCCTGGATTTCAGAAAAAGGGAGACGATCGTGTTTATAAGCTCAATAAGTCCATATATGGACTTAAGCAAGCCTCTCGCCAATGGGTTGCTAAATTTTCAACATCCTTACTTAATGCAGGCTTTATTCAATCTCGTGCAGATTATTCCCTTTTTCACTTTTCATTCTGGCGCTGTCTCTATTTATGTTCTAGTTTATGTTGACGATATTATCATCACAGGTAACAATGATTCGGCTATACAGGATCTCAAACGTACCCTAGAATCTCAATTTTCTCTAAAGAATCTTGGTCGTCTCCAATATTTCTTGGGCATTGAAGATCTAGATCTCTCAGAGGTATTTTTCAATGTCAACGCAAATATATTCTTGACATTGTTAATGATTCTGGTCTCTTAGGTGCCAAGGTTTCTCCCTCTCCAATGGAACAACATCTAAAACTTCTTCCATCTTCTGGTGATCCTCTACCTGATCATAGTATTTATCGTCGCCTAATAGGTCGACTTATTTATCTTCAAGTAACTCGTCCTGACATTACTTTTTCTGTCAATTACTTGAGTCAATTTATGCAACACCCATGTTCTGGTCACTTGGATGTTGCACATCATGTAGTTTTTATCTTAAAGGTACTGTTAGTCATGGCATTTTCCTTTCTGCCACAAGTACTTTATCTCTTGCAGgatatactgattctgattgggcagGTTTCCCTACTACTCGTCGATCCACCACAGGGTATTTTACAATGTTGGGAAATAGTCCCATTTCATGGAAATCCAAGAAACAACCAACTGTATCCCAATCTTCTGCTGAGGCAGAATATCGGGCTCTCGCCAAGCTCACATCTGAACTGCAATGGTTACACTATTTGTTCACTGATCTTCGTATCAATATTCCGAAACCCATTCCAATTTAttgcgataatcaagatgctattcATATCTCTaaaaatccagtttttcatgaacgaacaaaaCATATCGAAATCGACTGTTATTTTGTTCGTGAAAACTTCTCTGTGGTCTCATTAAACCATTGCATATTCCGTCTGCGGCATAGTTGGCGGATCTTTTTACCAAGACACTTGGAGTGGATTCTTTTCGACGTCTTTCCAGCAAGTTGGGCATTTGTCCAGACTCTCcccatgctccaacttgagggggggtattagaCGTGTATATAAGTCGTGTATAGTTCCAGCAATTGTGATGGCACGAGATGCACCTGCTATCCAAGTCTTCAGGTGTATAGTCCAAGTTTGTTGTATCAAGTAGTCCAAGTCTGTTGTAATCTGAGTCGTATGTATTCTCAGTTATTTTATCAAGTCT contains the following coding sequences:
- the LOC113328839 gene encoding trichohyalin-like, whose protein sequence is MPLRLLVSRFKERREVQYPTLEETGQQDNDTISQNPTQQNNDPERVINKEGSVYTTDLDSVEDEERVTRGEGEDPNNEDQLTIRQLRERLARDRRIERELLQGLERSRARDIESAEERTNLARQNALLMEVNHRLNENIQTRTHTGETETQTSRSSPRRWRRHRSEEKEVQNDHAEYEREVRERERERENARDLEMRSQERRARRRNQERRENLGQGMRVYNSEKGSSSERENQRFRRETSLERETRISIEISAIEQRELEAVAQT